A genomic stretch from Methylorubrum extorquens includes:
- a CDS encoding putative phage uncharacterized protein (Evidence 3 : Putative function from multiple computational evidences; Product type e : enzyme) gives MFHDTQLRDALLREYLYFFAWKAFAGLHPGDSFIPAWHVRAMTHALERVARGECRRLLITVPPRHLKSICTAVAFPAWLLGRDPSIKIMVASYGGELAAKHARDFRLLLGQDWYRALFPGTRLALGGNREDEQITTAKGGRKALSLGGAGTGFGADLIIIDDLMKAGDASSPAKREEVRAYYEQTLLSRLNDKASGRIVAIQQRLHEDDLAGYLINSGQFEHLNLPAIAIQEEAVPIGFGEVHHRSKDAVLCPEREPRQVLEELRVSMGGAAFSAQYQQDPTPPGGNRIRWEWFGSYDTPLPRESYQCVVQSWDTALTAEPTSDFSVGLTFGFHDGRWHLLDLERQRLDFPDLKRRVQGLAARWKADVVVVEHAGSGISLLQQLRQEESNRARLFVDWPVRLDKRTRLEAQTARLESGRYRLPREAPWLEVFRRELLAFPNGRHDDQVDSLVLFLEWSSCPRALDFPRRDPVTGRPLRRSRNRFG, from the coding sequence GTGTTCCACGATACCCAGCTGCGCGACGCGCTCCTGCGCGAGTACCTCTACTTCTTCGCCTGGAAGGCGTTCGCCGGCCTGCACCCCGGCGACAGCTTCATCCCGGCTTGGCACGTGCGCGCGATGACGCACGCGCTTGAGCGGGTTGCCCGCGGCGAGTGCCGGCGCCTGCTCATCACCGTGCCGCCTCGCCACCTCAAGTCGATCTGCACGGCCGTCGCTTTCCCAGCTTGGCTGCTCGGCCGTGATCCCAGCATCAAGATCATGGTCGCGAGCTACGGAGGAGAGCTGGCTGCCAAGCATGCTCGCGACTTCCGGCTGCTGCTGGGCCAGGATTGGTACAGAGCACTGTTCCCAGGTACCCGGCTGGCGCTGGGCGGCAACCGCGAGGACGAGCAGATCACCACCGCCAAGGGTGGCCGCAAGGCGCTCTCGCTGGGTGGTGCCGGGACAGGCTTTGGCGCCGACCTCATCATCATCGACGACCTGATGAAGGCGGGTGACGCCTCCTCACCGGCCAAGCGCGAAGAGGTCAGGGCCTACTACGAACAGACGCTGCTCTCGCGCCTGAACGACAAGGCGAGCGGGCGCATTGTAGCCATTCAGCAGCGGCTGCACGAGGACGACCTTGCCGGCTACCTGATCAACTCCGGCCAGTTCGAGCACCTCAACCTGCCGGCGATCGCCATCCAAGAGGAAGCGGTGCCGATTGGCTTCGGCGAGGTTCATCATCGCAGCAAGGATGCGGTGCTGTGCCCGGAGCGAGAGCCGCGACAAGTTCTGGAAGAGCTGCGTGTCAGCATGGGCGGCGCTGCCTTCTCCGCGCAGTACCAGCAGGATCCGACGCCTCCTGGCGGTAACCGGATCCGCTGGGAGTGGTTCGGCAGCTACGACACGCCGCTTCCGCGGGAGTCCTACCAGTGCGTGGTTCAGAGTTGGGATACGGCGCTGACGGCGGAGCCGACGAGCGACTTCTCAGTCGGCCTGACCTTCGGATTCCACGACGGGCGCTGGCATCTGCTCGATCTGGAGCGACAGCGGCTGGACTTCCCGGACCTGAAGCGTCGGGTTCAGGGGCTTGCTGCCCGCTGGAAGGCTGACGTCGTCGTCGTGGAGCATGCCGGCTCGGGCATCTCCCTTCTGCAGCAGCTGAGACAGGAGGAGAGCAACCGGGCACGGCTCTTCGTCGATTGGCCCGTCCGACTGGACAAGCGCACAAGGCTCGAGGCGCAGACGGCGCGATTGGAGAGCGGCCGTTATCGGCTGCCGCGTGAGGCGCCGTGGCTTGAGGTGTTTCGGCGGGAGCTGTTGGCGTTTCCGAACGGCCGGCATGACGATCAGGTCGACAGCCTGGTGCTGTTCCTGGAGTGGTCGTCATGTCCGCGTGCGCTGGACTTCCCCCGGCGAGACCCTGTCACGGGGCGACCACTGCGTCGATCGCGGAACCGCTTCGGATAG
- a CDS encoding Putative phage integrase (fragment) (Evidence 3 : Putative function from multiple computational evidences), which produces MTVAQRSPNDEGHDRPIPLPHGGGDHSHKRVPKLRSASGQKDDHPTILAMMTRWLSEIEGVQTKQSVMQHVIAIREFAQSQPSNRTVERISRRIAGEFVSGVLMQAGASQKTVNRKISSLSSLWRWLRKRGFVEENPWEGQGSFVSAVKSVRPKRAYEAPELVRLLIADPRSAVGSRYGLVLFDLMRLGLLTGCRIGELCQLRVDDVIESQQAFRIPQGKTESARRIMPVHRAVWPIIQRRIASSLDGWIFSGLTPAGPDGKRSWIVVKRYATFRQAVLGQSGGVDFHSFRRSFATYLERASTHSMAVNSSVIAELMGHVKPTLALAV; this is translated from the coding sequence ATGACCGTAGCGCAACGGTCGCCCAACGATGAAGGCCATGATCGACCTATACCGCTTCCCCACGGTGGTGGCGATCATTCGCACAAGAGAGTGCCGAAGCTTCGATCTGCATCAGGGCAGAAGGACGATCACCCCACGATCCTGGCCATGATGACGAGATGGCTCAGCGAGATCGAAGGGGTTCAAACGAAGCAGTCGGTGATGCAGCACGTGATCGCCATCAGGGAGTTCGCTCAGTCTCAGCCTTCAAACCGCACCGTTGAGCGCATTAGCCGCCGAATCGCAGGTGAATTTGTCAGCGGCGTTCTCATGCAGGCTGGTGCGAGTCAGAAGACCGTCAACCGGAAAATCAGTTCGCTCTCCTCGCTATGGAGGTGGCTGCGGAAGCGCGGTTTCGTAGAGGAAAATCCCTGGGAAGGACAAGGCAGCTTCGTCAGCGCTGTTAAATCTGTGCGTCCGAAACGGGCCTATGAGGCGCCGGAACTGGTCAGGCTCCTCATTGCCGACCCGAGATCGGCTGTCGGCTCGCGATACGGTCTCGTCCTATTCGACCTCATGAGATTGGGCCTGCTCACGGGCTGTAGGATCGGGGAACTCTGCCAGCTACGGGTCGATGACGTGATCGAGTCACAGCAGGCATTCCGCATCCCGCAAGGCAAGACGGAGAGTGCCCGGCGAATTATGCCGGTGCACCGTGCGGTCTGGCCGATAATCCAGCGCCGGATAGCAAGCTCCTTAGATGGCTGGATATTTTCAGGTCTCACGCCCGCGGGACCCGATGGCAAGAGAAGCTGGATCGTCGTGAAGCGGTACGCCACGTTCCGGCAAGCGGTCCTGGGACAGAGTGGGGGGGTGGACTTCCACAGCTTCAGGCGGTCCTTCGCGACCTACCTTGAGCGCGCTTCAACGCATTCGATGGCAGTCAACAGCAGCGTCATTGCTGAGCTTATGGGACACGTTAAGCCAACGCTCGCGCTGGCTGTGTGA
- a CDS encoding protein of unknown function (Evidence 5 : Unknown function) has product MSKRQRTGVPLGADDSGSADYEVGYGRPPRASRFKPGQCGNPKGRPRKPKTLMEAVERELDRTAVVREGGREKRLTKREVVSRQLVDASCRGQLGATRLLRDFGGGVMIERGPPSDPVLTPAHPIDATDHQIIASFAAMIQARAQIDPAAAPNASAADDDADALGEAGPPQQGFAASLPPPACH; this is encoded by the coding sequence ATGTCTAAGCGGCAGAGAACAGGCGTCCCTCTCGGCGCCGATGATTCTGGATCGGCGGATTACGAGGTTGGCTACGGTCGGCCTCCGCGTGCGAGCCGGTTCAAGCCGGGCCAGTGCGGCAACCCGAAAGGCCGGCCCAGGAAGCCCAAGACCCTCATGGAGGCGGTCGAGCGTGAGCTCGACCGTACCGCCGTCGTGCGGGAGGGTGGACGCGAGAAGCGCCTCACCAAGCGTGAGGTCGTCAGCCGGCAACTGGTCGATGCTTCCTGCCGCGGGCAGCTTGGAGCGACGCGCCTTCTGCGCGACTTTGGCGGCGGCGTCATGATCGAGCGGGGGCCGCCATCCGACCCGGTGCTGACGCCGGCGCACCCGATCGACGCGACGGACCACCAGATCATCGCAAGCTTTGCCGCGATGATCCAGGCTAGAGCCCAGATCGATCCGGCCGCTGCACCGAACGCGTCCGCCGCCGATGATGACGCGGATGCTTTGGGTGAGGCCGGCCCGCCGCAGCAGGGGTTCGCTGCGTCGCTGCCGCCACCAGCCTGCCACTGA
- a CDS encoding protein of unknown function (Evidence 5 : Unknown function) gives MTVSSSLLGATMNQPSSVREDPQSVSGVLTADNAVNKLGRYDVRQNSSPCLERGVGARRT, from the coding sequence ATGACTGTTTCATCTTCGCTCCTGGGGGCTACGATGAACCAGCCATCCTCCGTTCGTGAAGACCCTCAATCTGTCTCAGGAGTGCTGACGGCGGACAATGCGGTTAACAAGCTCGGCAGATACGACGTCAGGCAAAATTCAAGCCCCTGTCTGGAGAGAGGCGTCGGGGCGCGTCGTACTTAG
- a CDS encoding putative DNA methylase (Evidence 3 : Putative function from multiple computational evidences; Product type e : enzyme), translated as MFLEALVPKQPRSRRSSISAAANPTASNTFLVETIELVPSDSLTAYDRDLRQHSDKQIAQIAASLRAFGFLVPVIAAADNTIVAGHGRWLAAKHLGLPRLPVIRAGHLSPERLRAFRLADNRLAENAGWNREALAVELAELTGLELEFELELTGFETAEIDLILDPPNDKAAADPADVCPPLAAGSAVTQAGDLWQLGPHRLLYASALEADNYAMLLQGESVRMVFSDPPYNVPVSGHVCGSGKVQHREFAMASGEMSEAEFVAFLVQAMAHLRERLVPGGLMYLAMDHRHVFELSTAARQIGLEQLNICVWNKTNAGMGSFYRSKHELIFVLRKPGAAHLNTVELGRHGRYRTNVWDYAGVNTFGRHRIRELSSHPTVKPVALVIDAIKDCTRRGERVLDAFCGSGTTLIAAERAGRVGYGIELDPVYVDVAVRRWQALSGREAVHAITGASFAEQAASLARDEGRSAVISLAASQPSATMQPGMAMGEGSHV; from the coding sequence ATGTTCTTGGAGGCACTCGTGCCCAAACAACCCCGCTCCCGCCGCAGCTCAATCAGTGCGGCTGCCAATCCAACGGCCTCCAACACCTTCCTCGTCGAGACAATCGAGCTCGTTCCCAGTGACAGCCTGACCGCCTACGACCGCGACCTGCGACAGCACTCCGACAAGCAGATCGCGCAGATCGCCGCCAGTCTGCGCGCGTTCGGCTTCCTCGTGCCCGTCATCGCCGCCGCCGACAACACCATCGTGGCAGGCCATGGCCGCTGGCTGGCCGCCAAGCACCTCGGACTGCCTCGTCTGCCCGTCATCCGAGCCGGGCACCTCTCCCCTGAGCGCCTGCGCGCATTCCGCCTTGCCGACAACCGGCTGGCCGAGAATGCCGGCTGGAACCGCGAGGCGCTCGCTGTCGAACTGGCCGAGCTCACCGGGCTCGAGCTTGAGTTCGAACTCGAGCTGACCGGCTTCGAGACTGCCGAGATCGACCTCATCCTGGATCCGCCCAATGACAAGGCAGCCGCCGACCCTGCCGATGTCTGTCCGCCGCTGGCGGCCGGTTCCGCCGTCACGCAAGCGGGCGACCTCTGGCAGTTGGGTCCGCATCGTCTACTCTATGCCTCGGCTCTTGAGGCGGACAACTACGCCATGCTGCTGCAAGGCGAGAGCGTTCGGATGGTGTTCTCGGATCCGCCCTACAACGTCCCGGTCTCCGGTCACGTCTGCGGTTCGGGCAAGGTGCAGCATCGTGAGTTCGCGATGGCCTCAGGCGAGATGAGCGAGGCCGAGTTCGTCGCCTTCCTCGTTCAGGCCATGGCACATCTGCGCGAGCGGCTGGTGCCCGGCGGCCTGATGTATTTGGCCATGGATCATCGGCACGTGTTCGAGCTGAGCACGGCCGCACGGCAGATAGGCCTGGAGCAGCTCAACATCTGCGTCTGGAACAAGACCAACGCCGGCATGGGCTCGTTCTACCGCTCCAAACACGAGCTCATCTTCGTGCTGCGCAAGCCCGGCGCGGCGCACCTCAATACGGTCGAGCTTGGTCGGCACGGCCGCTACCGCACCAACGTCTGGGATTATGCCGGCGTGAACACCTTCGGCCGTCACCGGATACGGGAGCTGTCCTCGCATCCGACAGTCAAGCCGGTGGCTCTGGTCATCGACGCGATCAAGGACTGCACCCGTCGTGGCGAGCGCGTGCTCGATGCTTTCTGTGGCTCGGGCACGACGCTGATTGCAGCCGAGAGGGCAGGGCGGGTTGGCTACGGCATCGAACTCGATCCGGTCTACGTCGATGTCGCGGTGCGCCGCTGGCAGGCGCTGAGCGGTCGGGAGGCCGTGCACGCGATCACCGGAGCTTCCTTCGCCGAGCAGGCTGCTAGCCTTGCCCGGGACGAGGGACGTTCAGCCGTCATCAGCCTCGCGGCAAGCCAGCCTTCCGCAACGATGCAGCCTGGCATGGCGATGGGGGAAGGAAGCCATGTCTAA
- a CDS encoding Integrase catalytic region, producing MRYPAPEKLEVIRLVEQSHLPVRATLDKLGVARATFYRWYDTYQRGGPEALVDRPSRPSRVWNRLPMEVREQIVALALEEPELSPRELAVRFTDERRYFVSEATVYRLLKAQDLVTSPAYIVANAADEFRDKTTAPNQLWQTDFTYLKVVGWGWYYLSTVLDDFSRYIVAWKLCTTMQASDVTATLDLALTAAGLDPVQVAHRPRLLTDNGSSYVAADLATWLGSRGMTHIRGAPRHPQTQGKIERWHLTLKNRILLEHAYLPGELEARVAAFVEHYNHVRAHESLGNLTPSDVYFGRGEAILRDRAQIKRQTLMHRRLRHHAQAA from the coding sequence ATGAGGTACCCGGCCCCCGAGAAGCTGGAGGTCATCCGGCTGGTCGAGCAGTCCCACCTGCCGGTGCGCGCCACCCTGGACAAGCTCGGCGTCGCCCGAGCCACGTTCTACCGTTGGTACGACACCTACCAACGCGGCGGCCCCGAGGCTCTGGTCGATCGCCCCTCGCGACCAAGCCGGGTGTGGAACCGCCTGCCCATGGAGGTTCGCGAGCAGATTGTCGCGCTCGCGCTGGAAGAGCCGGAACTCAGCCCGCGCGAGCTGGCGGTACGCTTCACCGACGAGCGGCGGTACTTCGTCTCCGAAGCCACCGTCTACCGCCTGCTCAAAGCTCAGGATCTGGTCACCAGCCCGGCCTATATCGTCGCCAACGCCGCCGATGAGTTCCGCGACAAGACCACCGCGCCCAACCAGCTGTGGCAGACGGACTTCACCTACCTGAAGGTCGTCGGCTGGGGCTGGTACTATCTCTCGACGGTGCTGGATGACTTCTCGCGCTACATCGTAGCTTGGAAGCTGTGCACGACGATGCAGGCCAGCGACGTCACCGCCACACTCGACTTGGCGCTTACGGCTGCCGGCCTCGACCCCGTGCAGGTGGCACACCGGCCACGGCTGCTCACCGACAACGGATCGAGCTACGTCGCGGCTGACTTGGCCACGTGGCTCGGCAGCCGGGGCATGACCCACATCCGGGGGGCGCCCCGCCATCCGCAGACACAGGGCAAGATCGAGCGCTGGCACTTGACGCTCAAGAACCGCATCCTGCTCGAACACGCCTACCTGCCCGGCGAGCTGGAGGCGCGGGTCGCCGCCTTCGTCGAGCACTACAACCATGTCCGGGCTCATGAGAGCCTGGGCAACCTCACCCCGTCCGACGTCTACTTCGGCCGTGGCGAGGCCATCCTGCGCGATCGAGCGCAGATCAAGCGCCAGACTCTCATGCACCGCCGCTTGCGCCATCACGCGCAGGCCGCCTAA
- a CDS encoding transposase codes for MKQSSGPVRKPAEAVIKDIRRATRRQFSAEEKIRIVLEGLRGEDSIAELCRREGIASSMYYGWSKEFLEAGKKRLAGDTARAATADEVKDLRREAGALKEVVADLVLENRLLKKSMSGAGGDEA; via the coding sequence ATGAAACAGTCATCCGGGCCGGTACGGAAGCCGGCGGAGGCCGTGATCAAGGACATCCGCCGCGCTACGCGTCGGCAGTTCTCGGCCGAAGAGAAGATCCGCATCGTGCTGGAAGGCCTGCGCGGCGAGGACAGCATCGCCGAGCTGTGCCGGCGCGAAGGCATCGCCAGCTCGATGTACTACGGCTGGTCCAAGGAGTTCCTGGAAGCCGGGAAGAAGCGGCTGGCCGGCGACACGGCCCGTGCCGCCACCGCCGATGAGGTCAAGGACCTGCGCCGCGAGGCGGGCGCGCTGAAGGAGGTCGTGGCCGACCTCGTCCTGGAGAACCGCCTGCTCAAAAAAAGCATGAGCGGGGCTGGGGGCGACGAGGCATGA
- a CDS encoding protein of unknown function (Evidence 5 : Unknown function) codes for MLLTDCGDEMGWNPQTVRRQMI; via the coding sequence GTGCTGCTGACCGACTGTGGCGACGAGATGGGCTGGAACCCGCAGACTGTGCGTCGTCAGATGATTTGA
- a CDS encoding putative Coenzyme B12-binding (Evidence 3 : Putative function from multiple computational evidences; PubMedId : 14704707; Product type e : enzyme) — protein sequence MLDLGPSHHEWADLLTAELAEVAEVREAYARRRSADEARERTLTLGRVIQDEIIPRLMLLNRSDMQVGPSALPKPDTQLVADFTDLVLKQDVAALIIAFKALVEKGHSADELFLDLLAPSAALLGRLWDEDLCDFIEVTAGLAQLQFLLSTFRTDGCIAPFDDKRRVLLMGAPGEQHTFGIAIVEQFLCKAGWNVVSGLACSDRQIAEMVGSEWFGVVGLTLSRESHLDQLAASIRAVRRAARNPSIGVMVGGPVFLEHPEFVRQVGADASAVDAPTAVLLAQRLLSYTRAAYS from the coding sequence GTGCTGGACCTCGGACCATCCCATCATGAGTGGGCCGACCTGCTGACGGCCGAGCTTGCTGAAGTCGCCGAAGTCCGAGAGGCTTATGCGCGACGGCGATCCGCTGATGAAGCGCGCGAGCGTACCCTAACTCTCGGCCGCGTCATCCAAGACGAAATCATCCCGCGGCTGATGCTGCTGAATCGATCGGATATGCAAGTAGGGCCTAGTGCCCTGCCTAAGCCCGACACGCAGCTGGTCGCAGACTTCACTGACCTCGTTCTCAAGCAGGATGTCGCCGCCCTCATCATCGCATTCAAAGCTCTGGTGGAGAAGGGCCATTCGGCCGATGAGCTGTTTCTCGACCTGCTCGCGCCCTCTGCAGCTTTGCTGGGACGCCTATGGGACGAGGATCTGTGCGACTTCATTGAGGTGACGGCAGGTCTCGCCCAATTGCAGTTCCTATTGTCCACGTTCCGCACTGACGGTTGTATCGCGCCGTTTGACGACAAGCGCCGCGTCCTTCTGATGGGAGCACCCGGTGAGCAGCACACGTTTGGCATAGCGATTGTGGAGCAGTTCCTATGCAAGGCCGGCTGGAATGTGGTGAGTGGTCTCGCCTGCAGCGACCGGCAGATTGCCGAAATGGTCGGATCGGAATGGTTCGGCGTTGTGGGCCTGACCCTCAGCCGTGAGTCACACCTCGATCAGTTGGCCGCCTCAATCCGTGCCGTGCGTCGAGCCGCCCGCAACCCCTCGATCGGCGTCATGGTCGGCGGTCCGGTTTTCCTAGAGCATCCGGAGTTCGTCAGGCAGGTAGGAGCAGACGCCTCGGCCGTTGATGCGCCAACGGCAGTCTTGCTTGCTCAACGACTGCTATCGTACACGCGCGCCGCATATTCTTAA
- a CDS encoding protein of unknown function (Evidence 5 : Unknown function) — translation MRSAAARGSDPVTRLQEFRTLQLAATAMSQDATVAQTAEQLVRAADLILQELLTAKS, via the coding sequence GTGCGGTCCGCCGCCGCGCGAGGCAGCGATCCGGTCACGCGCCTTCAGGAGTTTCGCACGCTGCAGCTAGCCGCGACCGCGATGTCACAAGACGCCACCGTTGCACAAACTGCCGAGCAGCTCGTCCGCGCAGCTGATCTGATCCTGCAGGAGTTGCTCACGGCGAAGTCGTAG